The Hyalangium ruber genome includes the window CCAGCCCTGCGTCAGCCCGGACTGGGGCGGTGCGAGCTTGATGACCAGGGCGCGAGCATCCCCAGAGGGATCGACGTTGGTCGCGCCCGTGATGCCATTCTCGTAGCCAGCGACGAAGATGTTCCCCTGGCCATCGATGACCACGTCGAGAACCTCATCGCTGTTCTCCGTTCCCCACATCACCCCGCCCGTGGGCCACTCGGGCGGCAGGACGATACAGTGCGGCGTACCACCGTCTCCTGGCACGCCACCACCATCCGGAATGCCACCGTCCCCGGGCGTGCCACCACCGTCCGGAATGCCGCCATCCTCGGGCGTGCCACCACCGTCCGGAATGCCGCCATCCTCGGGTGTGCCACCACCGTCCGGAATGCCGCCATCCTCGGGCGTGCCACCACCATCCGGAATGCCGCCGTCCTCGGGCGTGCCACCACCATCCGGGGTTCCTGCGTCAGGCGTGATGACCCCACTGTCCGGCTCATTCGGTGGGGACGAATCGCAGGCCGCCAGAGCCACGGCGGCCACCAGAAACACCACGCTAGGACGCAGGACCATTGTCTACCTCAGGCTGCCCATACCTAATAAGCCCCCGTCCCCATGCCGGGAGGCGTCACGCGGAACACGAAGCCATCACGCTGCCCATTGTGCATCGTTCCGTCGAACAGAAGGTCCGTGGTGTAGCCCGCCACGTAGATATCTCCCTGCGGGCCCACGGCGACGGAGGAGGGATAATCCTCGCCCGGCGAGCTGAGCTGGAAGTACTCCGGCGCGGTCCCATTCGAGTTCAGCTTGATCAAGAAGATGTCGCTGTTGTCCTCAGGAGGCGGAATGTTGGGATGGAACGAGCCCAGCGTCTGGCCCACCAGGTAGATGTTGCCGTCGGCATCGACGGTCATGTCCGTGACCCAGTCGGAACTCGTGGTGCCGTAGAGCCTCGTCCACACGGGCTCTTCGCCCTGGTTCGGAGTCAGCTTCCGCACGACGATGTCCTGCTCGCCAATGACGGGCTGCCCGAAGTCGAAATAGGTGGAGCCGGTGAAGAGCACGTTGTTGTCCGGCAGCACGTGGAGCGCCGCCCCCATGTCCACGGAGACAGGGGACTGCTGGGAGACCCACTCGACGGTGCCATTCTGCTGGAGCTTCTTCACGAACATGCCGCGAGTGCTACCGCTGGCGTTGGCGCCGGCGATGTAGATCGGGGCATTGGCATCGGGCTTCATCGCCATGCCTGGCAGCAAGTCCGTGATGCCGGTGTTGAACTGGAGCGGCCAGCCGCTGGCGACAGTCAGGTTCGTGCCCGACCGCTGCAACTTCATGACGAACGGATCCTCCCACGCCTCCACGTAGTTGGAGGGGATGTAGATGTCGTCGTACCCGGAGATGATCATCCCACCGGCGTTGTCGAGCGCCAGTCGCCGCGGGTGCTGCGGGCGGTTCGTGCCGAACTGGAAGACCTTCTGCGTTCCAGTCAGCGACGTCCAGCCCGCGATGGTGTCGTACTGCCCGGCGTTGGGAGTGTTGTTGAACGAGCCCGTCGTCCGTCCCGCGAAGTACAGCTCCCACGGGCTTGTACTCGAGCTTCGAGCGCCGACGACCGCCTCGATGACCTCCGACTTCCCATTGCCATTGCCGAACTTGATGGCGGTGCCCTGGCTGCTCAGGTCCGCGGAGAATTTGTGGATCACTCCACGCGTGTCACCCGAGGGGTCGACACTGGTCATCCCCAGCGTGCCATTCTCGTAGCCAGAGACGTAGACGGAGCCATTCTCGGGGTGGATCCAGAGGTCAGTCGCCTCATCATGCCGGATCGTGCCGAAATTGACGCCGACGAGGTTCCACCCGGGAGAGGACACCGAAAACCCGCTCCGGAGCGAGCCCTGCGGGAGCGCATCAGGACCACAGCCGCTCCCCAGCGCGCTCAACGCGGCGGCCGCGAGCATGCTTCTGCCGTAAACGAAGACTGACATGGATTTTCTTACCATCAGGGCTGGGGGTTGGACTTCTGAGCCTGCAGGCTCAACTCGCGCTCCTTGGCCAGGCGGCGCTGGTTGCTCTCCGCGAAGTACTCCATCATCTTCTCCAGCCGCGTCCCCCGAGCCTTGTCCGTCAGCGCCAGCGTGCGGGCGGGATCATGGCTCGAGAAGATCTCGTACAGCTCCATCTTGGTCGCAGCCAGCGAGCGCTTGACCTTGGGATCCATCTGCGCCGTGAAGGAGTCCTCGAGGATGATGGACTCCACCGTGTCGAGCAGGTACGCGCGGTCGGGGTGATCCTTCAGGCTCAGCCCCTCGCGCAGGTAGTCGATCTGCATCAAGCGCTTGGTATTGGTCTCGGGCGTGTCCTTGGGCTCTTTCGGGTGCAGCAGATCATCGCGCGTCTGCGCGATCATCTCCTTGTCCATCAGCAGCTTGTGGTAGCCCTCACGGCTGACCGAGTCGAGCAGGACGTGCTCACGGAAGTAGTCGAACTGCGCCAGCTTGGGCTCTCGCTTGAAGAGCTTCTGCTTGATCATGTCCGTCGCGGTGGTGAACTCGCCATGCTCTCCCTCATCCTCGGGGAGCGAGCCCTCGCTTGGAGCGGTGAGCAGGGGCGGAATCGCGATCTGGGGAGCGGCGGGCTGGGGCTTCGCCAGGGGCGGGGCGGAGGGCGCGGCGGGCGCGACGGGCGCGGGTGTCGTGGCTGCCATCTCGGGCAGTTCCACCTCGGGAGTCCCAGACAGGGCCACCTTCACCGCGACAACAGCGATCGTGAGCAGCACCGCGACGACGAGCGTGATTCGCAAGGGCTTCATCGAAGTCCAACGCCTCCAGTAGGGCAGAGAAACAGGAAGGCCCCCACCCGAAAGGGTGGGAGCTCCGGCCAAGAGCCGGCCAGCCTTCGGCCGGCTCCTGATCATCTCAGTACAGCTGACTACGGGATGTGCGGCACGTTGTTGTAGAGGATGATGCGGTTCATGTAGCCCACATCATCGTTCTGGAAGCGCGAGGAGCCCACGAGGAAGCCCTGGGCCACCAGCACGTTGGAGACCAGATCCTCGGACACCGGGCGGATGTTGTACACCTTGCCGAAGTGCTTGACGCGCTCGATGCTCACGATGGCATCGCGGCTGCCGTCGGCGCGCACCAGCTCGTCACCCACCTTCAGGGTCTTGGCCTGCACCATGCGGCCCTCGCCGTTGATGACCGGGTGCTCGTCCGTCACGCTCAGCTTGCCGCCGCCCACGGTGGAGATGGCGAAGATGTCGTGATCGGTGTCACGCGTCTCCACCGTGTAGCCGTAGGTCTCGTTGCGGGTCAGCTGGATGTTGTCCAGCGTGGAGCTGGAGGCCAGGGTCACCAGGTCCTCACGGCGCGAGTTCAGCGCCTCGATGATGGGCATCTCGCCACCCTCGAACAGGATGTTCTGGTCACCCGTGTAGCAGCTCGCCTCGCAGTAGCCGTTCACGAAGAAGGTGCCGGCCGGCGCCCCGTTGTTCAGCAGCGCGCAGCTGGCGGCGCTGGGGATGAGCTGCTGGTTGCTCGCGTCGTTCAGGTTGGCCGTCGTACCGAAGGTGGGGTACAGCGGACGGGCGCGGGCGCGCGCGGCGGCACGCGACCAGATCT containing:
- a CDS encoding SBBP repeat-containing protein — protein: MSVFVYGRSMLAAAALSALGSGCGPDALPQGSLRSGFSVSSPGWNLVGVNFGTIRHDEATDLWIHPENGSVYVSGYENGTLGMTSVDPSGDTRGVIHKFSADLSSQGTAIKFGNGNGKSEVIEAVVGARSSSTSPWELYFAGRTTGSFNNTPNAGQYDTIAGWTSLTGTQKVFQFGTNRPQHPRRLALDNAGGMIISGYDDIYIPSNYVEAWEDPFVMKLQRSGTNLTVASGWPLQFNTGITDLLPGMAMKPDANAPIYIAGANASGSTRGMFVKKLQQNGTVEWVSQQSPVSVDMGAALHVLPDNNVLFTGSTYFDFGQPVIGEQDIVVRKLTPNQGEEPVWTRLYGTTSSDWVTDMTVDADGNIYLVGQTLGSFHPNIPPPEDNSDIFLIKLNSNGTAPEYFQLSSPGEDYPSSVAVGPQGDIYVAGYTTDLLFDGTMHNGQRDGFVFRVTPPGMGTGAY
- a CDS encoding Hint domain-containing protein → MNKNQLLGAVVVLAGVALLPTEASAQPILLQRCSADNLDPTQALARIEWARKCAVQLRIGNPNNGYDTGIPAANGGTLFDYVEADAATNPNGQNAFSGPNYGFEVNYANVNTRFLSGPTTQSADANGYKIWSRAAARARARPLYPTFGTTANLNDASNQQLIPSAASCALLNNGAPAGTFFVNGYCEASCYTGDQNILFEGGEMPIIEALNSRREDLVTLASSSTLDNIQLTRNETYGYTVETRDTDHDIFAISTVGGGKLSVTDEHPVINGEGRMVQAKTLKVGDELVRADGSRDAIVSIERVKHFGKVYNIRPVSEDLVSNVLVAQGFLVGSSRFQNDDVGYMNRIILYNNVPHIP